ATCTGGCTGCGGGAGCTCACGGTCTCTCCGGGAAGCCTGGAGGTGGTAGAGCTGACCGATCGGAATGCCTGGATGACGGCCGTCCAGGAGGAGCGAGTGCTGGACGCCAGCCCGTGAGCTGGCGTCCAGCGCAGAGACGCTCTACTTCTTGGCCGTCCCGCCGGCCTTCACGGTGATGACCTGGGCGACGGTCTTGCCCTCGTGCTCCATGTAACGGACGTGCACGGGATCACCGGCCTTCAGGTCGGCCGCGCTGACGTCCTTGCCGCCCTTCTTGATCTTGGTCTTCGAGTCGACCGCGAACGTCCACTCGGCGTCCTTGCCCTTGTCCTTGCCCGCCACGACGACACTGTCGGCCGACGCCGACTTCACCGCGCCGTTGGCGTTCTTGGCGGTCATCTTCTTGTCGCCGGCTTTCTTCTCGCCGGCCTTGTCCATCTTCTTTTCTTCAGGCTTCGGCAAGGTTTGGGTCTGCGCCGAAGCCAAGCTGGCCAGGCCGGCCGTGAACGTGACAACCACAAGCAGGGTGATCAGTTTCTTCACGGGTATCAATCCTCCACCGCGTTGTTGGTTATGTGGGACACTCCCCGCCCCGGACAGCCCATTGACCGGCAACCTCCTTCCTAAGTGGCTGCGAAATTAGGAGGAATTAACCTTCACTCTAGTGAGGCGGTTTCGGCCTGTCAAGCCCGTTGACCCCCCCACTCGGGCGTGGTACAAAACTAGCAAGCTTGCCTCGCATATGACAATCCAAGCCTGTTTGCGCAGGGCAGCAGGCAGTTCCCTTCTGGTCATGGCGTCGGGCGCCTTCGCGCTCAGCGCCGCTGACCCGCCTTCTCTCCCGGTTCCCACTCTCGAGCGGGCCGTACCCCCCTCAGGCGACGATCTGGAGCGACTCGATCCCACCCTCGACCTAACCGTGGAACCCTCGTCCGACGATCAGAGTTCCGGGGATCCCGGGCTCGAGGTCGAGAGGGATCCGTGGGCGGAGGCGTTCGGCGAAGCCGCGGCCTCCTCTGCGGCCGTGACCGCGCGGGTCCCGGACGGGTCAGCGTATCCGGTCGTCGTCAACGACCAGGTCCAGCATTACATCGACCGCTACACCGGGAACCGCCGCGAGGTGGTCGGGCTCTGGCTCAACCGGTCGGGGCGCTACCTGGGGATGATTCGCGATGTGTTCCGCGCTCACGGCCTGCCGGAAGACCTCGCGTTCGTGGCGATGATCGAAAGCGGGTTCAATCCGCGCGCCGTGTCCCGCGCGGGCGCCAAAGGGCTCTGGCAATTTATGGCGGCGACCGCTCGCCGTTACGGGCTCAGGGTCGATCACTGGGTCGACGAGCGCCTCGATCCCGAGAAGTCGACGACGGCAGCAGCCGCCTACCTGCGCGACCTCCACCATCAGTTCGGCTCGTGGGCCCTCGCCAAGGCGGCCTACAACGCCGGCGAGGTCAAGATCACGCGCGCGATCCGGGCGGTCGGCACCACGGATTTCTGGACGCTGGCGCGTAGTCGGTTCCTGCGCCGGGAAACCAAGGAGTTCGTCCCGGCGATCCACGCCGCGACCCTCATCGGCCGCGACCCGGTGCGGTATGGTTTCGATCTCAGCGAGCCGGAGCAGGCGGAGATCGAGACGATCGCTGTGCCGCCTGCGACTCACCTCAGGGTCCTGTCCGCCGCCGCCGGGATGCCGTTCGAGACCCTCCGGGCGTTCAATCCAGTTCTCATCAAGGGCATCACGCCTCCGGGCAGGCCCTATGAGCTGCGGATCCCGGCGGACTTCAGCGAGCGCATCCTGGCCGCGCTCGCCGCCAAGAAGCGCGCGGGCGCTCCCGCCAAGGGCGGCAGCGCGGGGCGCGGGGGCGAGATGCACGTGGTGCAGCCGGGCGAGACGGTCGCCACGATCGCCCAGCAGCACGGCGTGACGGTCGCCGAGGTGGTGCGCTGGAACAACCTCGAGAGCCCGGATCGGATCCACCCCGGCGAGCGACTGCGCGTCGCGCCGGTCCGCCTGCTCGCCGAGCCTGCCGGACCGTCCGGCAGTCGGTGA
The Candidatus Methylomirabilota bacterium DNA segment above includes these coding regions:
- a CDS encoding transglycosylase SLT domain-containing protein, coding for MTARVPDGSAYPVVVNDQVQHYIDRYTGNRREVVGLWLNRSGRYLGMIRDVFRAHGLPEDLAFVAMIESGFNPRAVSRAGAKGLWQFMAATARRYGLRVDHWVDERLDPEKSTTAAAAYLRDLHHQFGSWALAKAAYNAGEVKITRAIRAVGTTDFWTLARSRFLRRETKEFVPAIHAATLIGRDPVRYGFDLSEPEQAEIETIAVPPATHLRVLSAAAGMPFETLRAFNPVLIKGITPPGRPYELRIPADFSERILAALAAKKRAGAPAKGGSAGRGGEMHVVQPGETVATIAQQHGVTVAEVVRWNNLESPDRIHPGERLRVAPVRLLAEPAGPSGSR
- a CDS encoding DUF5666 domain-containing protein, with product MKKLITLLVVVTFTAGLASLASAQTQTLPKPEEKKMDKAGEKKAGDKKMTAKNANGAVKSASADSVVVAGKDKGKDAEWTFAVDSKTKIKKGGKDVSAADLKAGDPVHVRYMEHEGKTVAQVITVKAGGTAKK